A window of Rufibacter sp. LB8 contains these coding sequences:
- a CDS encoding transglutaminase family protein: MYDLLEFDPEPTDVHTPVSEVLELKRGVCQDFTHLFLALARLSKIPCRYVSGYLNQGLNLTGTAVMHAWAEAYLPGFGWQGFDPTNNLLADSNYNKAANGTDYGDCSPLKGVLKTNGGQETKYHVKVHPQAPTQILQPSFMQQSMQQ, from the coding sequence GTGTATGACCTGCTGGAGTTTGACCCCGAACCCACAGATGTGCACACCCCCGTGAGCGAGGTGCTTGAACTGAAACGCGGCGTCTGCCAGGATTTCACGCACCTGTTCCTGGCCCTGGCCAGGTTAAGCAAAATCCCCTGCCGGTATGTGTCGGGGTATTTGAACCAGGGCCTGAACCTGACCGGCACCGCCGTCATGCACGCGTGGGCAGAGGCCTACCTGCCGGGTTTTGGCTGGCAGGGCTTTGACCCCACCAACAACCTGCTAGCCGACAGCAACTACAATAAAGCCGCCAACGGCACAGATTACGGAGACTGCAGCCCTTTGAAAGGGGTCTTGAAAACTAATGGCGGCCAGGAAACCAAATACCACGTGAAAGTACACCCACAGGCGCCAACCCAAATTTTGCAGCCATCTTTTATGCAGCAGTCCATGCAGCAATAA